Below is a genomic region from Halostella litorea.
GGCGGAACTCGGCTGCGACCACCCGATCAACTACGTCGAGGAGGACTTCGTCGAGCGCGTCGACGAACTCACCGACGGCGAGGGCGTCGACCTCGTGCTGGACGGCGTCGGCGGCGACACGTTCGGCGACAGCCTCGACGCCATCCCGCAGTTCGGGCGCATCGTCGCCTACGGCGCGGCCAGCGGCCGCCCCGGCGAGGTCGACACCGGGACGCTCCTCTTCGGCAACAAGTCCGTCATCGGCTACCACCTCGGACGCGCGATGGCGACCGACCCGAACCGCGTGCTCAAGGCCGTCCCCGACCTTCAGCAGGGGCTGCAGGCGGGCGAACTGGAGGTGATCGTCGGCGAGACGTTCCCGCTTGCCGACGCCGCCGAGGCCCACGAGTTCATCGAGAACCGCGGGTCGACGGGGAAGGTCGTCCTGACGCCGGAGTAGCGGCCACCGGGGCCGCGTCACAGCGTCCGTTCTCAGTCCCACTCGGCGATCACGACGCCCAGGACCCCGCCGAGCGCGCTCACCAAGACCGCGTAGAGGGCGGCCACGAACGCCGCGACGGCCAGTACCGCCGCGACGGGGGCCGCCGGCCCGGTCGCGGTCGCCGCGGTCGGGAAGGCGACGAGCACGACGGTTGGCGCCGCGACGCCGAGGCCCCCGATGAGGCCGAGCCTGAGGCCGTCCGAGCGGTCCGCGCCGCAGTAGTAGCCGAGCGCCCCGCCGACGACCGCCGGGCCGAGCGGGACCGACCCGGTGAGGCCGGACGCCGCCGCGCCGGCGACGAAGGCAGTCGGGTCGTCGACCGGCGGCGCGGCCTCGCCCGTCCGCCGCCGGAGACGACCCCGGTAGAAGGGGAACGCCGCGCCGAGCGCGAGCAACAGCGCGCCGGCGGCGGCCGTGCCGACGCCGGTCCACGTCAGCAGTTGGGTGACCGTCTCGACGAGGTCGACCTCGGGGATCACCGTCGATTTGACCTCCATCTCGGCGACGATCTCGCGGCTACGCTCCGGGGAGGCAAAGCGGCGGACGGCGACCCCGACGACGACGAGCAACAGGCCCTGCAACACGAGCAGGACGGAGAGGACCCAGTCGAGCGTCCTGTCCGGCGAGTTCATCGTCCCGCCTTCGCGGGGTTCGGAGGGTTCGGCGGCTGTGGAGGGCATACGTCCGACTGAGTGGTCAGGGAACGCACATAAATCCCGCGGAGCGACGCCCGCGGCGGCCCCGTCCGCCTACGCGTCCGGCGCGTGGACGAGGCCGTCCCGCCGCCCGTCGAGCACCGCGAAGCGCTCGCCGCGGCGGCGCTCCAGCCAGTACAGGAGCCGTTCGGCCCAGTCGAGTTTGCGGGCCTTCAGGTCGTCCACGGCGGGGTCGTCGAAGTCCCAGCCGGGGAACCGGAGGTCGGCGGCCCCGAAGTGGTCCGCGAGGAACGCGCCGCGGTCGCCGTCCGTGAACCCGCCGAAGTTCCGGACCGGGCCGGCGGGCGCGGCCTGCGTCGTCGGCAACAGGTAGTCGGGGTCGAACTCGGGGACGGCCGACCGCACGGCGGGCACGTTGTCGCCGTGGGCGTGGACCGCGACGGGGACGCCCCGCTCCGAGAGGGCGACGGCGGTGTCGACGTTCTTGTCCAGGTCCGTGGTCATCAGGTCGACGCCGACGCCGCGCTCGGCGAGGGTGTCCGCGGCCGTCGAGGCGGCGACGACCACGTCCGCGTCGCGGGCGACCGCGAGTTCGTCCGACAGGGACGGTCCCGCGCCGGCGACGGCGACCGTCGCGCCCTCGAACCGCGGCAGTCGGCCGGCGTCGAACGGCGTCGCCAGTTCGGCCAGTTCGTCGCGCGCGCGTTCGTCGGCCGCCCGTGCGAAGCCGAAGTCGGCGAGGATCGCCTCGTAGACGGGGAGCCACTCGTCGAAGTCCATAGCTGTTGCTGGTGTACGTAGGTCGGTGAGAACCGCTTGATTTCGTGAGCCGGAGTGGCGTTCCAAGTACCCCTACCCGGATGCCCTTCCGGCTACCACGCGGGCCTTCACAGCCATCCGGTATAAGTTTTCTCTTAGGTGAGGGCCTCGCGAAGGAGTCGCTCGGTCGGCCGGAACGTGGGCTCACGTTCGGCGACAGCGGCCGCGACGCCGGCGATTTCGGTCGGCGTGCCGGCCAGGAGCGCGCTCCCGCGCCCCCGGACGACCGTCGCGCCCCGCTCGGCCGCCGCCGACGCCAGCGCCGTCGCCGTGGGTTCTGCCAGCCCGTCGAGTTCGAACACCCGGGTCACGCAGTCCGCGGCGGCGTCCGCGTCGCCGCCGAGCCGTTCGACGTGTCGCCGCGCCTCGCCGACCGCCGTCACGTCGAGTTCCTCGACGGTCACGTCGTCGCCGCCCCGGAGCCGGTCCCGGGCGAACTCCGCGCCGACGAGCGCCGCGTCGCGCGTCTCGGCCACGTCGTGGGTCCGGACGACGTGTGCGCCGCGCTCGACGGCTATCGACGTGGCTGCGAGGCTGACGGGGAGCGCTTCCTCGGTCGAGCGCCCGGCGACCTCCCGGAGGAAGTTCTTGCGGTTGATCGAGACGAGGATCGGGCGGTCCAGCCCGCGGAACTCCCGCAGGCGGCGGAGCGTCTCGCGGTCGTGTTCGAGGGTCTTGGCCTCGCTCCACCCGCCGAACGCGGGGTCGACGATGGTCTTGTCGGTGAGGCCGTTGCGCGTCAGCGCGTCGTAGATGTCGTCGACCTCCTCGACCGCGCCCGGGCGTTCGAGGTCCGGCGGGCTCGCCATCTTGGCGACCGCGACGTCGTGGTCCGCACAGACCGCGGGCATCTCCGGGTCGGCGAAGCCACAGATGTCGTTGACCATGTCGAACCCGCGCGACAGCGCCGCGTCGGCCACCTCGGCGTAGCGCGTCTCGATGGAGAAGACGGCGTCGCCGCTCGTGCTCTCCATCGCCTCGACGGCCGTGTCGAGCCGGTCCAGTTCCTCCTCGGCCGACAGCACCTCGAAGCGCTTGTTGGCCGACTCCAGCCCGACGTCGACGATGTCCGCGCCCTCGCCGATCAGCTCCTCGTCGACGTAGGCAGCCGCCTCCCCCGGGTCGTCGTACACCGAGGGGTCGTACGGCGACTCCTCGCTGACGTTCAGCACGCCCATGATCCGGGGCGGGTGGTCGTCGCCGATCCCCAGCCCGGCGGCGTCGACGTTCTGCATACCAGTTCCGGGGGACCACGGAACCAAAAGGGACACGTTCCGAGCGGCGGGCATCGGGCCGTCCCCCCGTGGCTCCCGGGACCGAGCGCCCGCGGGGAGCGTCAGTCCAGCTTCGATTCGAGCTCGTCCACCCGCTCTTTCAGCTCCTCTATCTCGTCGTCCCTGCTTCGACCCGTCCGCCGGTTGACCAGGGCGACCGCACCGACGAACACGGGGACCGTGACCACGACGAACAGCATGAGTACGATCCAGAGCTCGGGGCCCATGGACGGTGGTATCGACGGCGTTCAAATGATTGTTTCGCGACGGCCGGCGAGCGCCGAACCGGTCGCGGACCGGCCTACCCCGCCTGCAACAGGAACCGGACATTCTCGCTGTCGTCGACGAGCACCCAGAGCGGCGCGCGGGCCAGTTCCGGGTCGTCCCACTCGAACGTTTCCCGCGGCCCGTCCTCGACGTCCGCCTCGACCGTGTACTCCCCGTTCGTCGGAAGCTTGCCGTCGTTCACCGGGTCGGCTCTCTCGGCGGGGTCGAGTTGGAGCGTCCGGGCCGTGTGGCGGGACCCGTCCCCGGCGTCCGTGATGGTCATCGACACGCGTTTCCGCTCGCTGCCGACGTTCACCGCGACGACGTCCGTCGCGCCGTGGGGGCCGCTCTTCGCGTCCGACTCGCCGAACAGCCCCGTTACTGCCGAACAGCCGGAGAGAGCGATCGAACCGGTGACTGTCAGCGCGGAGAGGAGCCGCCGTCGCGTCGATTGGGGGGACCAGGACATGTGAAACACGTTCCGGGCCGGCCGGTATATCCTTTGTCCGAACCCGGCGGGCCGCTCAGCGGCCCACCGCCCACAGCGTGCTCAACAGCGACTTCCCGGCGAAGAACCCGAGGAGCGCGCCGAAGCAGGCCCCCTCGACGCCGGCGACAGCGGCTCCGACTGCGAGGCCGGCGACCCCGAGCGCGTAGCCGGGCCGGGCGGCCGCGGCCCGGACTAGCGCCGCCGGCGGCCGCGCGGAGTCGGTCGGTCGTGACACGGCAGTGTCGAGGGGAGCGCGGCACTGGCGGGTTTCGCCGAACGTGTTCGTGCGGTGCGGCCCGCGCGAGCACCGCCGGGGTCAGTCCAGCCGCTCCAGCACCGCGTCGAGCACCTCGACGGTCGCGGGCGCGTGGAGCGGCTCGTTGCCGTTGCCACACTGGACGTCCATCAGACAGGCGGGACAGCCGTTGACGCCGCCGCAGTCGCAGTCGGCGACGCGCTCTCGGGTGCGGGCCAGCACGGCGTCGGCGTGCTCGTAGATCCCCTTCGCGAAGCCGATGCCGCCCTCGACGGTGTCGTGGATGAACCACGTCGGGACGCCCGTCTCGGGGTGGCGGTTGACGCTCAGGCCGCCCATGTCGCCCTTGTCCATCCGCAGTTCCAGCGGCGCGAGCTTGATCATCGCGTGCTCGGCCCCGTGGAGGCCGCCGAGGAACGTCCACTCCTTCGTGCCGAGCGACGCCGCACCGGACGGCTCCGCGAGCTTGTCGTCCGGAATCGCCGCGACGACGCGCTCGAACAGGTCCCGGGGCGTCTCGACCCACATGAGCTGCGTCCGCAGGTCGACCGGCGGCAGGCCCGTCGCCTCCGGCGGTCCCTTCGGCTTGCCCGTCGAGACGTCGACCCGCTCGTAGTGGCTGTAGTGGACCGAGACGGTGCCGGTGCCGAAACAGAGGCGGTAGCCGCCGCCCAGGTCGCGGACGCGCTCGCGCTCGACGTCCGAGACGCTCTTCTCGGACTGCGTCCGGGTGTACTCGTTCGTCCGGACCTCCCGGACCGAGACGTACGGCTGCGGGACGTCCTCGACGAGGTCGGTCACCTCGTACTCCGCCCCGTCGTGGAGCGCGAGCGCGCCGGGGTGGAAGTCACGGTACGCGCGCTGGCGGTCGATCGGCTCCATCTCTATCTCGCCGTTCTCGCAGCGCACGTCGAACTGCTCGCCCGAAGCGGCGTACATCGAGATGTCGGCCTGGGGCCGCGGCGCGCCGTCGTACTGGACGCCGTGGTCGAGGTGGCCGACGAACCGGCCGGCGGCCCGCCACATCCCGACGGCCCGCTCCAGGCGGTCCGCGCCGCCGAACCAGCGGGCGTCGTCGCGGTCCAGCGGCAGTTCCTGGGCGGCACACAGCAGGTGCCGGGCGTACACGACGTCGTTGTCGAGGTCGACGACTGCGTCCTCCATGGCGTCGCCCAGCAGGTAGTCGGGGTTCTCCAGCACGTACTGGTCGATGGCGTCGGCGCGTGCGACCAGCACGCCGAGCGCGTCGGCCGTCCCGCGGCCGGCGCGGCCGACCTGCTGCCAGAACGACTGGCGCGTGCCGGGGTAGCCGGCCGTCACGGCGGCGTCGACCGAGCCCACGTCGATGCCCAGTTCCAGCGCGTTCGTCGAGACGACGCCGTCGAGGTCGCCCGACTTGAGCCGGTGTTCCGTGCCGCGGCGGCTCTCCTTCCCGTGGCCCGCATGGTACGGTTCGACCGAGAGGTAGTTGCCCGATGGGTGCTCGCCGGCGGCGCGCTCGGCGGCCTTCGCGGCGAGTTCGACGCCCTGCCGCGAGCGGGCGAACGTGAGCGTCTGGACGCCGTTGAGGCCGAGGTGGGCGAGCACGCTCGCGGCCTCGTCGTTGGCGCTTCGCTTCGCGCCGAGGAACTCGTCGATGTCGAACTCCTCGGCCACGTCGTCGTCGAACGGCGGGTCCCAGAGGACGATCCGCCGGCGGCCGTGGGGGCTGCCGTCGTCGTCGACGGCGACGAAGGGCGCGCCGGTCAGCGCCTCGGCGTGCTCGACGGGGTTGCCGATGGTCGCCGTCGTGCAGACGATCCGCGGGTCGCTGCCGTAGTAGTCGAGGACGCGGCGCAGGCGGCGGAGCGTCCACGCGACGTGCATCCCGTGGACGCCGGTGTAGCTGTGGGACTCGTCGACCGCCAGCAGGCGGCAGTTCGCGAACGCGTCGCGCCACTTGCGGTGGTGGGCGAGGTAGACGTTGATCCCCGCGAAGTTCGAGACGACCACGTCCGCGCCCTCCCGGATCGCCCGGCGGCGGTCCCGCGGGGTGTCGCCGTCGTACACCGCCACGGTCACGTCCATCCCCAGGTCGTCGTACAGGTCGTTCAGCGCGCGCTCCTGGTCGCGGGACAGCGCCTTCGTCGGGTAGCAAAACAGCGCGCGGGCGTCCGGGTCGCGGCGCTTCAGCAGCGCGAAGTACAGCGCGTACACGTACGTCTTCCCGGACGCCGTCGACGTGGCGACGGCGACGTTCTCGCCGTCCAGCAGGCGCTCGATGGCCGCGGCCTGGTGTGTGTAGAGGTCGTGGCCGAGCGCGTCGGCCAGGTCCGCGCCCAGCACGGACGCGGCGTCGACGTACTCTGCCTCGGCGCCGGGCTGGGTCGCGACGTGTTCGATCTGGTCCTCGTAGCCCGGGAACCGCTCGCGCAGGTGGTCCGGCGAGAGCACGTCCGCCCGCTCGCTCCACCCGGAAGCGTCGTCGGCCATTCAGAACTCCCCCAGGGTGCCCTGTGTGGTGTTCGTTCCGGTCGACCCGTCGCCGTCCGCCGCGCCGTCCGCGCCGCCGGCCTCCGCGAGCGCGTCGTACACGAACGCCAGCGCCCGCACGTCGTCCTCGCAGTAGCGCTCGTGGCGCTCCCAGTCGGGCTCCGCCGCGGGCGTGCGTTCGCGCATCCACCGCCGGTAGGCGCGGCCGACCGCCGCCCCGGTGAGGCCGCCGCCGTCCCCGTCCCGCCCGAGCGCGGCGGCCACGTCGCCGAGTTTGTTCGTCCGGCCCGGCAGGACGGCGTTGTCGTCCCGGACCGCCCAGTGGTACGGGTCGAACGTGTACGCCGCCTCCCAGTCGTCCAGCAGGGCCGGGCAGTGGCGCTCGATTTGCTCGGCGACTGCGGGGAAGTCGAAGGAGAGGCCGTTGTACGCGACGACTGGCCGGCCCGCGGCGTTGGCGGCGTACCACGAGACGAACGCCTCAACCGCCCGCCCGGGGTCGTCGGGGTCGCGGTTCAGGAAGGAGAGGTACCGCTCCTCGCCCGCCCGGTCGAGCACGCCGACCAGCCAGACGACCGTCGGCGTCAGCCCGTCCGTCTCGATGTCGATGAACACCGGTTCCCCGTCCGGGAGGGACCCGTCGCCGTCCCGGACGACTTCGCCCTCCGCCAGCGCCCGCGCGCCGTCGCCGACCGTCGCCGCGGCGTCGCGGCCGATCCCCGCCACCTCGCGGAGGTCGGCGACCGACGCGGCGGCCACGTCGCCGGGCGTCCGGTAGCCCGCCTCCCGCAGGCGGCCGGCCCGCACCTCGCCGACGCCGGGGAGCGCCCGCAGGCCGAGCCGGTCCGTCCCGATCCCCGACGAGCAGACCGTCCCGTCCGGGTGGAGGGTGAGCGTGGGGACTTCGCTCCCGCCGCGCTCGCCGCCCGGCGCGTCGTCGCCGTCGGGGTCCGCGCCGGCAACGGCGAGGCCGTCCCACTCGCGGTAGTAGCCGACCGGCGCGGCCGTCGAGACGTGGGTGTACGAGCCGGCCAGGTCCGCCGGCGCGAGGGCATCGCGGTACGCCGCGCGCCCGCCCAGCGACGCGTCGAGTTCCGTGAGATCGACCGACACGTCGAGGCGGTCGGTGAGAACGTACGTCTCCGTGGCCGGGTCGAGGCGGCCCTCGCGTTCGAGCGCCCGGACGCCGCCGAGGTCCCCGTCCGACGACGCCGCGACGACGTCGACGCCGCGGAGCCGGCGGTGGTCGGGGGCGGTGTCTGCGTTGCCGGGACCGTCGCCGGGCGTACCTGTGCCGCCGCCGGTTCCGCCGCCGAGCACCAGCGGCGGGCCGTACTCGTCGAGGAGGCCGGGGGCCGTCGCCCGGAGCCGGACGAGCGCGCCCGGCACGGGCAGACAGAGGGCGTCCGGGTCGGCGTAGTCGAGCGCGTCGCGGAGCCGCGGCGCGTCGAGGCGCTCGACGAGTGCGCTGGACAGGACGGTCAGGCGGGGCGGGGTCGACATTCGCGAACGAAGGGTGGGGGCGGACGGGTAAAAAACGCCCGTCGGCGCCGCCCGGCGAAACCACTTTGTAAGTTTACGAATACGTCCGGATGTGACGCTGTTTCACTCCCTCCCCGGCGGGCACGCGGCGTTTCTCGCCGTCGCCGTCGCCACCCACGCGCTCGTCGGCTACGCGCTCGGCGAGCGGCTGGCCGACGCGCCCCTGGCGGGCCTCGTCGGCGGCGTGCTCGCCGACGCCGACTTCCTGCTGCCGGCGGCGTGGGGGTTCCCGCTCGTTCACCGCGGGCTCACCCACACGCTGCTCGCGCTCGCCGCCGTGACCGCGCTCGTGACGGCCGTCGCCGGCCGCCGGCAGGGACTCGGGTTCGGCGGCGCGTACGCCGCCCACCTCGCCATCGACGCGACGACGCCGATGGGCGTGCCCCTGCTGTACCCGCTCTCGGCGGAGTACCTCGGCGTCGTCCTCGGCGGCCACGCCGCGCCCGCGACGGCGGTGCTGTGGGCCTGCTCGCTCGGCCTGCTGTGGCGGGGCGACGGCTGGTCCCCGCGGCCGGTCCGTTCCTGACCGTCCCACGCTGCCGGCAGGCCAGCGCCTTTGGTGATCGCCCGCGACCCGTGTCGCATGGGAACGACACGCACCGGCGCGGAGCTGTTCGTCGAGAGCCTGGAGCGGTACGGCGTCGAGCGCGTCTTCGGCAACCCCGGGACGACGGA
It encodes:
- a CDS encoding 6-hydroxymethylpterin diphosphokinase MptE-like protein, which translates into the protein MDFDEWLPVYEAILADFGFARAADERARDELAELATPFDAGRLPRFEGATVAVAGAGPSLSDELAVARDADVVVAASTAADTLAERGVGVDLMTTDLDKNVDTAVALSERGVPVAVHAHGDNVPAVRSAVPEFDPDYLLPTTQAAPAGPVRNFGGFTDGDRGAFLADHFGAADLRFPGWDFDDPAVDDLKARKLDWAERLLYWLERRRGERFAVLDGRRDGLVHAPDA
- a CDS encoding ribonuclease H-like domain-containing protein gives rise to the protein MSTPPRLTVLSSALVERLDAPRLRDALDYADPDALCLPVPGALVRLRATAPGLLDEYGPPLVLGGGTGGGTGTPGDGPGNADTAPDHRRLRGVDVVAASSDGDLGGVRALEREGRLDPATETYVLTDRLDVSVDLTELDASLGGRAAYRDALAPADLAGSYTHVSTAAPVGYYREWDGLAVAGADPDGDDAPGGERGGSEVPTLTLHPDGTVCSSGIGTDRLGLRALPGVGEVRAGRLREAGYRTPGDVAAASVADLREVAGIGRDAAATVGDGARALAEGEVVRDGDGSLPDGEPVFIDIETDGLTPTVVWLVGVLDRAGEERYLSFLNRDPDDPGRAVEAFVSWYAANAAGRPVVAYNGLSFDFPAVAEQIERHCPALLDDWEAAYTFDPYHWAVRDDNAVLPGRTNKLGDVAAALGRDGDGGGLTGAAVGRAYRRWMRERTPAAEPDWERHERYCEDDVRALAFVYDALAEAGGADGAADGDGSTGTNTTQGTLGEF
- a CDS encoding DEAD/DEAH box helicase yields the protein MADDASGWSERADVLSPDHLRERFPGYEDQIEHVATQPGAEAEYVDAASVLGADLADALGHDLYTHQAAAIERLLDGENVAVATSTASGKTYVYALYFALLKRRDPDARALFCYPTKALSRDQERALNDLYDDLGMDVTVAVYDGDTPRDRRRAIREGADVVVSNFAGINVYLAHHRKWRDAFANCRLLAVDESHSYTGVHGMHVAWTLRRLRRVLDYYGSDPRIVCTTATIGNPVEHAEALTGAPFVAVDDDGSPHGRRRIVLWDPPFDDDVAEEFDIDEFLGAKRSANDEAASVLAHLGLNGVQTLTFARSRQGVELAAKAAERAAGEHPSGNYLSVEPYHAGHGKESRRGTEHRLKSGDLDGVVSTNALELGIDVGSVDAAVTAGYPGTRQSFWQQVGRAGRGTADALGVLVARADAIDQYVLENPDYLLGDAMEDAVVDLDNDVVYARHLLCAAQELPLDRDDARWFGGADRLERAVGMWRAAGRFVGHLDHGVQYDGAPRPQADISMYAASGEQFDVRCENGEIEMEPIDRQRAYRDFHPGALALHDGAEYEVTDLVEDVPQPYVSVREVRTNEYTRTQSEKSVSDVERERVRDLGGGYRLCFGTGTVSVHYSHYERVDVSTGKPKGPPEATGLPPVDLRTQLMWVETPRDLFERVVAAIPDDKLAEPSGAASLGTKEWTFLGGLHGAEHAMIKLAPLELRMDKGDMGGLSVNRHPETGVPTWFIHDTVEGGIGFAKGIYEHADAVLARTRERVADCDCGGVNGCPACLMDVQCGNGNEPLHAPATVEVLDAVLERLD
- a CDS encoding metal-dependent hydrolase, with product MTLFHSLPGGHAAFLAVAVATHALVGYALGERLADAPLAGLVGGVLADADFLLPAAWGFPLVHRGLTHTLLALAAVTALVTAVAGRRQGLGFGGAYAAHLAIDATTPMGVPLLYPLSAEYLGVVLGGHAAPATAVLWACSLGLLWRGDGWSPRPVRS
- the folP gene encoding dihydropteroate synthase encodes the protein MQNVDAAGLGIGDDHPPRIMGVLNVSEESPYDPSVYDDPGEAAAYVDEELIGEGADIVDVGLESANKRFEVLSAEEELDRLDTAVEAMESTSGDAVFSIETRYAEVADAALSRGFDMVNDICGFADPEMPAVCADHDVAVAKMASPPDLERPGAVEEVDDIYDALTRNGLTDKTIVDPAFGGWSEAKTLEHDRETLRRLREFRGLDRPILVSINRKNFLREVAGRSTEEALPVSLAATSIAVERGAHVVRTHDVAETRDAALVGAEFARDRLRGGDDVTVEELDVTAVGEARRHVERLGGDADAAADCVTRVFELDGLAEPTATALASAAAERGATVVRGRGSALLAGTPTEIAGVAAAVAEREPTFRPTERLLREALT